Proteins encoded in a region of the Raphanus sativus cultivar WK10039 chromosome 8, ASM80110v3, whole genome shotgun sequence genome:
- the LOC130498907 gene encoding myrosinase-binding protein 2-like gives METMSEKVGAVGGNKGGPFDDGVYDGVKKITVGKDWDCVSYIKIEYEKDGKFETREHGTIRGELQEFSVDYPNEYITSVGGSYERDSSYGAMLIKSLRFKTSHGRTSPILGHTTLFGKPDGREFLLEGKDCGKLLGFHGRSGQALDAIGPHFFAVKSPLKHFNREGGNGGSAWDDGAFDGVRKILVGRGGKSVSYVRFEYAKGQGMVPHVHGKRQEVPQEFVVDYPNEHITSVEGTIDGYLTSLRFKTSKGRTSPAFGNVAGRKFVFEEKDLKLVGFCGRSGDAVDAIGAHFAPLPPPPPAPIPAPTPAPAPAPAPAPTTTTMGPLGGNKGNTFDDGILDGVKKITIAADEYSVTYIKIEYEKNGKVEIREHGTNRGELKEFSVPYPTEYITAVGGSYKHIFSYDTTLITSIYFTTSKGFTSPLFGETKGTEFEFKGENGGKLVGFHGRGGYAIDAIGAHFAAATASSPSNVNKVEAVGGKGEATFDDGAFDHVRKVFVGQGNYGVSYIKFEYEKDGRIVTHEHGQKTSLGTEEFEVGQGDDITSVKVYYDKLFGSKTEIITSLTFKTLKGITSHPFGMTSANLSLLEGGKITGFHGSSTDVLHSIGAYTVASPPRMLHGKWIQVEQNGKTPGPRCSHAIAMVGNKMYAFGGELTPNFHIDRHLYLFDFKNHRWSVADPDGDVPELPCLGVGMVAIGTTLYVFGGRDGHRTYNGFYSYDTVKSEWKLVTHVNKGPAPRSFHSMAADDNNIYIFGGVSTTVRVNTLHAYNIRDQKWTELPNPGASCKPRGGAGLAVVKGKIWVVYGFIGDEVDDVHCFDLVERKWTKVETRGEKPWGRSVFALAVVGKHIIISGGEIEMDPKAHFGPGKLTGGAFVLDTESLLWEKLEEGHSPGGWIASTTASIDGKKGLLMHGGKAPTNGRYEDIFFYGVDSA, from the exons ATGGAAACAATGTCTGAAAAAGTGGGAGCGGTGGGTGGTAACAAGGGCGGACCATTTGACGACGGGGTTTACGATGGTGTGAAGAAAATAACGGTGGGAAAAGACTGGGACTGTGTTTCTTATATCAAGATTGAGTACGAAAAGGATGGAAAATTTGAAACCCGTGAACATGGAACCATTCGTGGAGAACTTCAAGAG TTCTCGGTGGATTACCCGAACGAATATATCACATCTGTTGGTGGAAGCTACGAACGCGATTCCAGCTATGGAGCAATGCTGATCAAATCTTTACGCTTCAAAACCTCACATGGAAGGACGTCTCCGATACTCGGTCATACGACGTTGTTTGGAAAACCAGATGGGAGAGAATTCTTGCTAGAGGGTAAAGATTGTGGAAAGCTTCTTGGTTTCCATGGACGTTCTGGTCAAGCTCTTGATGCCATTGGTCCTCATTTCTTCGCTGTGAAGTCTCCTCTTAAGCACTTTAACCGTGAAGGTGGGAACGGAGGGAGTGCTTGGGACGATGGGGCTTTTGACGGTGTTAGAAAAATACTGGTTGGCCGTGGTGGTAAATCTGTGAGTTACGTCAGGTTTGAGTATGCAAAAGGCCAAGGAATGGTGCCACATGTTCATGGGAAGAGACAAGAGGTTCCACAAGAG TTTGTGGTGGATTACCCTAATGAACATATTACGTCAGTGGAGGGAACCATAGATGGCTATCTTACATCGCTTAGGTTTAAGACATCAAAAGGAAGAACGTCCCCTGCTTTTGGCAATGTGGCTGGTAGGAAATTTGTGTTCGAGGAAAAAGATTTAAAGCTTGTCGGGTTTTGTGGTCGGTCCGGTGATGCTGTCGATGCTATTGGTGCACATTTTGCCCCTcttccacctccacctccagcTCCAATTCCAGCTCCTACTCCTGCTCCAGCTCCAGCTCCAGCTCCAGCTCCCACTACCACAACGATGGGACCGCTCGGAGGTAACAAGGGAAACACATTTGACGATGGTATTTTGGACGGCGTGAAGAAAATAACCATCGCCGCAGATGAATACAGTGTAACTTATATCAAGATAGAATATGAAAAGAATGGGAAAGTTGAAATCCGTGAACACGGGACGAATCGTGGAGAGCTAAAAGAG TTTTCCGTGCCTTATCCGACTGAGTACATCACAGCCGTTGGTGGAAGCTACAAGCATATTTTCAGCTATGATACAACGCTTATTACATCGATATACTTCACAACCTCCAAAGGATTTACGTCTCCATTGTTCGGTGAGACGAAAGGAACAGAATTCGAGTTCAAAGGcgaaaacggaggaaagcttgTTGGATTCCATGGACGTGGTGGCTATGCTATTGATGCCATCGGTGCACATTTTGCTGCAGCTACAGCCTCTTCTCCATCCAATGTCAACAAAGTGGAAGCTGTAGGAGGAAAGGGTGAAGCAACATTCGATGATGGTGCTTTTGATCACGTAAGAAAAGTTTTTGTTGGTCAAGGCAATTACGGTGTCTCATATATCAAGTTTGAATACGAGAAAGACGGTAGAATAGTGACACACGAGCACGGACAAAAGACATCTCTAGGAACAGAGGAGTTCGAGGTAGGTCAAGGCGACGACATCACATCTGTGAAAGTTTACTACGATAAACTCTTTGGCTCGAAGACGGAGATAATAACGTCTCTTACGTTCAAGACACTGAAGGGCATCACCTCTCATCCGTTTGGAATGACGTCAGCGAATTTGTCCTTGCTCGAAGGTGGCAAAATCACCGGTTTTCATGGAAGTTCAACCGACGTTCTTCATTCTATCGGAGCTTATACAGTGGCTTCACCTCCGAGGATGTTGCATGGCAAGTGGATCCAG GTGGAGCAAAATGGAAAGACTCCTGGACCAAGATGTTCTCATGCTATTGCAATGGTTGGAAACAAAATGTACGCTTTTGGAGGAGAATTAACGCCAAATTTTCACATCGATCGGCACCTCTATTTATTCGATTTCAAGAATCACAGATGGTCGGTAGCTGATCCAGACGGTGATGTTCCCGAGCTACCTTGCTTAGGCGTTGGTATGGTAGCCATCGGCACTACACTCTATGTCTTTGGTGGCCGCGATGGCCACCGTACTTACAATGGTTTCTACTCTTACGATACTGTTAAAAGCGAGTGGAAACTCGTAACTCACGTAAATAAAGGACCTGCACCGCGTAGCTTCCACTCAATGGCTGCTGATGACAATAACATCTATATCTTCGGTGGAGTGAGTACTACGGTACGTGTCAACACACTCCATGCTTACAACATCCGTGATCAGAAGTGGACCGAGCTTCCGAATCCAGGAGCGTCTTGCAAACCTAGAGGTGGAGCGGGACTCGCTGTTGTGAAAGGGAAGATTTGGGTTGTGTATGGGTTTATTGGGGATGAAGTAGATGACGTTCACTGCTTTGATCTAGTTGAAAGAAAGTGGACTAAAGTGGAAACAAGGGGTGAAAAGCCGTGGGGGAGAAGCGTGTTTGCGCTAGCGGTTGTTGggaaacatataataatatctGGAGGTGAGATTGAGATGGACCCAAAGGCTCATTTTGGTCCCGGGAAATTGACCGGTGGGGCTTTCGTGTTGGACACTGAAAGTTTGTTGTGGGAGAAACTTGAGGAAGGTCATAGCCCTGGTGGATGGATCGCATCCACAACCGCGTCTATTGATGGCAAAAAAGGGTTGTTGATGCATGGAGGGAAAGCTCCGACCAACGGTCGTTATGAGGACATCTTTTTCTATGGAGTAGACTCTGCTTAA